The Tenrec ecaudatus isolate mTenEca1 chromosome 7, mTenEca1.hap1, whole genome shotgun sequence genome window below encodes:
- the LOC142452387 gene encoding large ribosomal subunit protein eL32-like yields the protein MESLKDSRSPSALPAEKAAISHRHHAALRPLVKPKIVKKRTKKFIQHQSNHYVKIKHNWRRPRGMDNRVRRRFKGQILMPNIGYGSNKTTKYMLPSGFCKFLVHNVKGLEVLLMCNKSYCAEIAHNVSSKNRKANVERTAQLAIKVTNPNARLRREENE from the coding sequence TCTTTAAAAGACTCTCGCTCTCCTTCGGCGCTGCCTGCGGAGAAGGCAGCCATCTCCCACCGGCATCATGCTGCCCTCAGACCCTTGGTGAAGCCTAAAATTGTAAAAAAGAGGACCAAGAAGTTCATCCAGCACCAGTCCAACCACTATGTCAAGATTAAGCACAACTGGCGCAGGCCCAGAGGCATGGACAACAGGGTTCGGAGAAGATTCAAGGGCCAGATCTTGATGCCAAACATTGGTTATGGGAGCAACAAGACAACCAAGTACATGCTGCCCAGTGGCTTCTGCAAGTTTCTGGTCCACAACGTCAAGGGGCTGGAAGTGCTGCTGATGTGCAACAAGTCGTATTGTGCAGAGATTGCTCACAACGTTTCCTCCAAGAATCGCAAAGCCAATGTAGAAAGAACAGCCCAGCTGGCCATCAAAGTCACCAATCCCAACGCCAGGCTGCGCAGGGAAGAAAATGAGTAG